In Kocuria turfanensis, a single genomic region encodes these proteins:
- a CDS encoding zinc ribbon domain-containing protein gives MSTATPEQQRALLELERVDARLRRIAARIAELRADPEVAAALQLRARAIAAAKDLDAGEQDIRQRLAAAEEKVARVQASIEKDRRRLEQGGTAKDLMGLQHEIDTRTRQLAAAEEAELELMQELDDAAEHRARITPRLRAADADARRRVAARDEEGQALTAEREELAATRAAAAQAVGAPALVARYEKIRTGRGTERPAAAELRGSVCGSCGTALSPTDAATFRAAAEDEVLTCPECGVILVRG, from the coding sequence ATGAGCACCGCCACGCCCGAACAGCAACGAGCGCTCCTGGAGCTCGAGCGCGTCGACGCCCGGCTGCGCCGCATCGCGGCCCGGATCGCGGAGCTGAGGGCCGATCCCGAGGTCGCCGCCGCGCTGCAGCTGCGGGCCCGGGCCATCGCCGCGGCCAAGGATCTCGACGCCGGGGAGCAGGACATCCGGCAGCGGCTGGCCGCGGCGGAGGAGAAGGTCGCCCGCGTCCAGGCCTCCATCGAGAAGGACCGCCGCCGCCTGGAGCAGGGCGGGACCGCCAAGGACCTCATGGGGCTGCAGCACGAGATCGACACCCGCACCCGCCAGCTGGCAGCGGCGGAGGAGGCGGAGCTGGAGCTCATGCAGGAGCTCGACGACGCGGCGGAGCACCGCGCCCGCATCACCCCGCGGCTCAGGGCGGCGGACGCTGACGCCCGGCGGCGCGTGGCCGCCCGGGACGAGGAGGGGCAGGCACTCACGGCGGAGCGCGAGGAACTGGCGGCCACGCGCGCGGCCGCGGCGCAGGCCGTGGGCGCACCCGCGCTGGTCGCCCGGTACGAGAAGATCCGCACCGGCCGCGGCACGGAGCGCCCGGCGGCCGCGGAGCTGCGCGGCAGCGTGTGCGGGTCGTGCGGGACCGCGCTGAGCCCCACGGACGCCGCGACCTTCCGGGCGGCGGCCGAGGACGAGGTCCTCACCTGCCCGGAGTGCGGGGTGATCCTGGTCCGCGGCTGA
- a CDS encoding Nif3-like dinuclear metal center hexameric protein encodes MSQQSTSPTGPAPTLSEVLEAVEALWPLHLQEPWDASGLVTGRPEQPVRRILFAVDPVADVVAEAVSTGTDLLLTHHPLLLRGVTSVAADGFKGAVVHELIEHRCALLACHTNADSAPDGVSDAVARAAGLTTTTPLAPHPADPAVGIGRVGELPEPVSLAQLARRLAAAVPATAHGVRVAGDPDTPVRRVAVCGGAGDSLFDEVRASGADVYVTADLRHHPASEAREAALGPGADGTPCLVDLSHFASEWLWLPVGAAALRAALAARGHDVAVEVSVRRSDPWDFRVDHPALDHPAPDHPVHDHPVHDHGAAGRPGHDHPAPDHSVHDHRSAFRPGHDRPGPTAGGPA; translated from the coding sequence ATGAGCCAGCAGAGCACGTCCCCGACCGGGCCCGCCCCCACGCTGTCGGAGGTGCTCGAGGCCGTCGAAGCGCTCTGGCCGCTGCACCTGCAGGAGCCCTGGGACGCCAGCGGGCTCGTCACCGGGCGCCCGGAGCAGCCCGTGCGCCGGATCCTCTTCGCCGTGGACCCCGTGGCCGACGTGGTCGCCGAGGCCGTCTCCACCGGCACCGACCTGCTCCTCACCCACCACCCGCTGCTGCTGCGCGGCGTCACCTCCGTGGCCGCGGACGGCTTCAAGGGCGCGGTGGTGCACGAGCTCATCGAACACCGGTGCGCCCTGCTCGCCTGCCACACCAACGCGGACTCCGCCCCGGACGGCGTCTCGGACGCCGTGGCCCGCGCCGCCGGGCTCACGACGACGACACCCCTGGCACCGCACCCGGCCGACCCCGCCGTGGGCATCGGCCGGGTGGGCGAGCTGCCCGAGCCGGTGTCCCTGGCGCAGCTGGCGCGGCGCCTGGCCGCCGCCGTGCCCGCCACCGCCCACGGGGTCCGCGTGGCGGGGGACCCCGACACCCCGGTGCGCCGCGTCGCGGTGTGCGGCGGGGCGGGGGACTCCCTCTTCGACGAGGTGCGGGCCAGCGGCGCCGACGTCTACGTCACCGCCGACCTGCGCCACCACCCCGCCTCCGAGGCTCGCGAGGCGGCCCTGGGTCCGGGCGCGGACGGCACCCCCTGCCTCGTGGACCTCTCCCACTTCGCCAGCGAGTGGCTGTGGCTGCCCGTGGGCGCGGCGGCGCTGCGCGCGGCGCTGGCCGCGCGCGGCCACGACGTGGCGGTCGAGGTCTCGGTGCGCCGCTCCGACCCGTGGGACTTCCGCGTCGACCACCCTGCCCTCGATCACCCCGCCCCCGATCACCCTGTCCACGACCACCCTGTCCACGACCACGGGGCCGCCGGCCGACCGGGTCACGACCACCCCGCCCCGGACCACTCTGTCCACGATCACCGGTCCGCCTTCCGCCCCGGCCACGACCGTCCCGGCCCCACCGCAGGAGGACCCGCATGA
- the msrA gene encoding peptide-methionine (S)-S-oxide reductase MsrA, with the protein MASPEFDDARPVPDDRPASVTFVLAGGCFWCLDAVYRITRGVTSVVSGYTGGATDRPTYYEVCSGHTGHAEAVAVTFDPSVVPADVILDLFFTGHDPTTLNRQGYDVGTQYRSAMFWADDDQRELFAAAIERTQPLWDRPIVTTLEPLGTFWEAEPEHQDFYAAQPWNGYCQVIINPKLAKVRQRYSAWLTA; encoded by the coding sequence ATGGCCTCTCCCGAGTTCGACGACGCACGCCCCGTCCCCGACGACCGCCCCGCCTCCGTGACCTTCGTGCTCGCGGGCGGGTGCTTCTGGTGCCTCGACGCGGTGTACCGGATCACGCGGGGCGTCACCTCCGTGGTCTCCGGCTACACCGGCGGCGCCACGGACCGTCCCACCTACTACGAGGTCTGCTCCGGCCACACCGGGCACGCCGAGGCGGTCGCCGTGACCTTCGATCCCTCCGTCGTGCCGGCGGACGTGATCCTCGACCTCTTCTTCACCGGCCACGACCCCACCACCCTCAACCGGCAGGGCTACGACGTCGGCACCCAGTACCGCTCGGCGATGTTCTGGGCCGACGACGACCAGCGGGAGCTGTTCGCGGCCGCGATCGAGCGCACGCAGCCGCTGTGGGACCGGCCGATCGTCACCACCCTCGAGCCGCTGGGCACGTTCTGGGAGGCCGAGCCGGAGCACCAGGACTTCTACGCCGCGCAGCCCTGGAACGGGTACTGCCAGGTGATCATCAATCCCAAGCTGGCCAAGGTCCGGCAACGTTACTCCGCGTGGCTTACCGCGTAG
- the cysK gene encoding cysteine synthase A — MAKIYNDVTEIVGRTPLVHLNRLDEGLPGNVAVKLEFYNPANSVKDRIGVAIIDAAEKSGKLKPGGTIVEGTSGNTGIALAMVGAARGYKVILTMPETMSTERRVMLRAYGAQIVLTPGAEGMRGAVDKAREIVESTENAVLASQFANEANPAVHYATTGPEVWEDTDGQIDIFISGVGTGGTITGAGRYLREQKPDIRLLVVEPADSPLLTEGKAGPHKIQGLGANFVPDILDREIYDDVYDVTVEDSVRVARELGTKEGILGGISSGAIVWAALQEAAKEENRDKLIVAIVCDYGERYISTLLYEDIRG; from the coding sequence ATGGCGAAGATCTACAACGACGTCACCGAGATCGTGGGCCGCACCCCGCTCGTCCACCTGAACCGGCTCGACGAGGGCCTGCCCGGCAACGTCGCCGTGAAGCTGGAGTTCTACAACCCGGCCAACTCGGTCAAGGACCGGATCGGCGTGGCCATCATCGACGCCGCGGAGAAGTCCGGCAAGCTCAAGCCGGGCGGCACGATCGTGGAGGGCACCTCCGGCAACACCGGCATCGCCCTGGCCATGGTCGGCGCGGCGCGCGGGTACAAGGTCATCCTGACCATGCCCGAGACCATGTCCACGGAGCGCCGGGTCATGCTGCGCGCCTACGGCGCCCAGATCGTGCTCACCCCCGGCGCCGAGGGCATGCGCGGGGCGGTCGACAAGGCCCGCGAGATCGTCGAGAGCACCGAGAACGCCGTCCTGGCCAGCCAGTTCGCCAACGAGGCGAACCCGGCCGTCCACTACGCCACCACCGGCCCCGAGGTCTGGGAGGACACCGACGGGCAGATCGACATCTTCATCTCGGGCGTGGGCACCGGCGGCACCATCACCGGCGCGGGCCGGTACCTGCGCGAGCAGAAGCCGGACATCCGGCTGCTCGTGGTCGAGCCGGCCGACTCCCCGCTGCTGACCGAGGGCAAGGCGGGCCCCCACAAGATCCAGGGCCTGGGCGCGAACTTCGTCCCGGACATCCTCGACCGGGAGATCTACGACGACGTCTACGACGTGACCGTCGAGGACTCCGTGCGCGTGGCCCGGGAACTGGGCACCAAGGAGGGCATCCTCGGCGGGATCTCCTCGGGCGCCATCGTGTGGGCCGCCCTCCAGGAGGCCGCCAAGGAGGAGAACCGGGACAAGCTGATCGTGGCGATCGTCTGCGACTACGGGGAGCGCTACATCTCCACGCTGCTCTACGAGGACATCCGCGGCTGA